Genomic DNA from Gammaproteobacteria bacterium:
GAGTCACCGGGCGTGATACGCGTGGCGGTTTGTGTAATTTTTACAGGCGTTTGTAATTGCGATTGACGACCGTTACCAGACAAACGCGATGCCGCCGCCGGCAAAGACGTCGTCTGCATCGTCATCCAGGCCCGCGCCACCGAAGGCATCGATCTGCACGTTGCCGCCTATGATTTATGTCAGGCCGCTGTTGATCGAATGGTTGTCGAAAGCCGCCGGATCGTCGGGCAGGATGCCGAAGTACTCGATGTAGCCGCCGAACGAATCTGTAAACGCGACGCTCATGACGGTCGAGCCCGCGAATTCGAAAAAGCGCTCACCGCTTGTTCCGCCTCGCCGGCCGGCGAAGTTGAGGTTGCCGCCCAGCGAGAGCGAATCGGTAAGATCATAGCCGCCGGCGAACCGCACCTCCGGCTCGACCTTGTCGCTTGCCACGTCTTCATCGCCGGTGGGTATGACGATTTCCGGAATGACCGCCAGATCCGGAACGGCGCCATCCTGATCCAGCGCGTCAATCTTGAAGCCGACACGCGTGTTGAGCGCGCCGTCGGTTCCGTTCGAGCTGTAGCCGTCCCAGCCGACCCGCGCTTCAATCTTCGGCGTCAGGCCCGCGCGAAACAGAAGCACGGGCGCCTCGTGCGTGTCTTCATCTCCGTCGTGCGTGAAATCGTACCCAGCCTCAAGCAGAAAGAACCCGGCCGGCACGGTCGATGGGCTATCGCCGAAACCCGGGCGATCCGGGACCAGCGCTTCAGTTACTTGCGCTTCCGATTCGGCTTGGGCCGGTGTCTGTACCTCCTCCTGTGCGATTGCCTGGTGTGGAGCAAGCGCATGCGCCGCCGAAATCATGCTTGCTGCGAACAAGCGGCGGAACAGGCGAAAAGCCGCGGCGGATTGGTTCATGGCGGTCGTTTTCGATGCAGGAAAATTAAGTGATTCCAGACGGAGTCGTCGGGGTTTTGGGGTGAGCGCCGAAGGCGCCAGCAAACCGTGTACCACATCAGGCCCTTCGAATGGGGGAGCAATGGAGATTAGGATGGTAGGAGCGGCGCCTGCCGGGGACATTGCCGCGCCCCCCGAGCATACGGATAAGCCCCTGGATTAGGAGGCTATCTCCTTACGGCGCATTATATGGTCCCAGGAAGCGGACACCGTTGAAATGGATGAGATGTGATGGCGCATCCGCAACCCATACTTCTGTCTCCCACGAAATTTCGCTCAAGTAACGCGCCATGATCGAGCGATTTGGAAACGCAGTTACATAAACGAGTCCTGCGGATGATTTCGTGAATAATCGCGTCAACTCCGTGTGTCGTTTCCCATCGACCGGGCCGTGGCTAGTCACGGATTCCACCATCAGCAGCCAATTCCTTTCCGGATAGTAAAACAATACATCGGGCATTTTGCCGTGGGCATCCAGGGTCACGCCTAAAGCCGCGAGAAATTCATCATCGAAGTATCCCCATTTATCGCCCGTATCTCCGACGTAGATAAGCACACCACCGGGGACGAACCGCGATCCGAAGTCTTCGATGATTGCTTTGATCAAGTCACTGTGTTGCCCGGGAGTAAGAGTGATGCCCTTGCCCGGAGCCGTCTGCACTGGAATTCGGTCTTGCTTGCGTTCGCGGGCATGGCGGGCGACAAGCGTCTCCCTGCCAGCGAGGTAGGCTGCGAGATTAGCCTCCCATTCCGAGGTGCCAAAGGTGCGTAATAATGCCAAGGTGGATGGTTCGATCTGGTAGACAGCTTTGGGGCTATTGACCGGGCGGTAAGGCTGGTCCGGATTGTAGAGGGCGATACCGGCGTCGACGAACTGGTGGCTGGTCTGACGCCGTACGGTCTCGCGCGTATTGGGTGCGTAGTCCTTGGCAAAGTGCTCTCGCGCCCAATCCATAATTGGCGTGATGCCCATCAGCGGGTTGTCTACCTGCGCCCATGACTTTTGCGTGGTCAGGTTGAGCAAAGCCAGTAAGCAAAGGGCGGAACGTTCATTTTGCTGCGCGCGAGGCAAACCGAGCGAAACGACGATCTGAAGTGCGTTTTTAGTGTGCTTGTCTTTTTGTTTGGTCACGCTTTCAGAGTTTTCAGCTGTTCGTCGACCATTGCCTGGGTGAGTTCCCCGCACGTTTTGGCCCAGTCACCTAACGAGGTTAAAGTGTCGCGGTTCGGGTACTTTATTAATTTGAGGTCAGTCGCATTGACCTGCGTATGCCCATTGAAACGACGAAAAAAAGCATCAACAGCGGTTGTGTTGAGGTAGACCGTTAAACCGCGTGCCAAGGCTTCGGGTAGACCGTGCTTATCGGCGTGAAATACGTTCAGGTGGTTCTCGAAGGCGAGTTTCAGTGCATTTGGAAATGCATGAGGCTCCACGACGCTCGCTACGATGCGGCGTTTCTCCTCCTTCGATGAAAAGCGGCGTACAACGGCATAGAAGCCGGTTGGATAGAGCCACTTTTCGGTTTCGTGGTTGTGCTGGATTGCATTCGGTTTTTTCGACCTAAGATTGGGCCATTCAATTACCTGGCCAGTGAAATGTCCTGAATAAAGCAGCGGGACGCATCCTGGCTCCGGTATGTCCCGGATGTGTTCGCGCACGCGAAAGTCCACCACGGGGCCGGTCGAGACCTTGATGCCCAGGTCGGCCAAGGTGTAGCGGATCGCCGGAAACGACTCTAGAGCGTCACCTACATCGGTGGTAGGAATGTGAATGAACTTCTCCCGGTCAAGCGGGAAAACAATGCGCTCGAATGGGTGCGCGTTTTCAGAGTAGTCAGCGAACGTTGCGTCAGTCGAAGTAGAGATATTCACGGCGCCCTGCGTGCCGCCGCGCTCAAGTCGGATGATGACGTTCTCCTGTAGCACCGCGTCATCCTTGAAAGCTTTGTTACGAGCTGCGAACAAATGCATGTGTCTGATCGCGGCATGTTCAAGGATAAATTCGCGGAACGAACGATAATACAGACCATTGCAGAAGCTGCGCGGAATGATCGCAACAATCTGGCCGCCTTGTTCCATCAAGGCAAGCGTCAACGCGACGAATGCTGAATACAGGTTAACCGTCTCGATGCCGACCGCACGGAGTAACAACCGGTGGGATGAGAGGCTGTTGATCTTTTTGTAGGGCGGATTGAGGATCGCGTGGGTGAATCCGTGCGGCCGATCGAACTGAAACCTGTTGACAGCTTCTTCAATAAAATCACCTATCACTATTTGCGGTTTTAACGATAGCCGTCCTGCGTACTCCATGAGCCTGTTTTCAAGGCGAGTGAACAGCAGGCCGTCGATTTCATAAGCTGTCGTTTGAACCTGTTCGAATCCGAAGCGGCCATCTGCCCAGCGATCGAGGAAGGCGCTAACCAGATTTCCGATACCAGCGCCTGGATCAAGAAGTCGGCAAACTGCGGATGCATCGGGCGGGAAGAGCGACGCCATAAATCGGGCTATGGCGGGAGGCGTCATAAACTGCCCAAGTTCCGCCTTGCGTTTCATGCTCGACGCATCGAGGGCGCCTAACAGTGCTTTGGGGATCAAATCAGCTATCCGTTCATGGCGAGTTGAATCAAGTAATATAGAGCAATGCATCGTGCCAATGCATCATGTGATAGAAATTGCGTACCCATTTTGCCCCATCATCCTCCGCTCTGACCGATAATGAATTTCAGCCTGCTCGCCACCGATGGCGGCGCGCGCCGCGGCGGCTTACAGTTTGCGCGCGGCGAGGTCGAGACGCCCGCGTTCATGCCGGTAGGCACGTACGGGACGGTGAAGGCGATGACGCCGGAGGA
This window encodes:
- a CDS encoding Eco57I restriction-modification methylase domain-containing protein, with protein sequence MASLFPPDASAVCRLLDPGAGIGNLVSAFLDRWADGRFGFEQVQTTAYEIDGLLFTRLENRLMEYAGRLSLKPQIVIGDFIEEAVNRFQFDRPHGFTHAILNPPYKKINSLSSHRLLLRAVGIETVNLYSAFVALTLALMEQGGQIVAIIPRSFCNGLYYRSFREFILEHAAIRHMHLFAARNKAFKDDAVLQENVIIRLERGGTQGAVNISTSTDATFADYSENAHPFERIVFPLDREKFIHIPTTDVGDALESFPAIRYTLADLGIKVSTGPVVDFRVREHIRDIPEPGCVPLLYSGHFTGQVIEWPNLRSKKPNAIQHNHETEKWLYPTGFYAVVRRFSSKEEKRRIVASVVEPHAFPNALKLAFENHLNVFHADKHGLPEALARGLTVYLNTTAVDAFFRRFNGHTQVNATDLKLIKYPNRDTLTSLGDWAKTCGELTQAMVDEQLKTLKA
- a CDS encoding restriction endonuclease is translated as MTKQKDKHTKNALQIVVSLGLPRAQQNERSALCLLALLNLTTQKSWAQVDNPLMGITPIMDWAREHFAKDYAPNTRETVRRQTSHQFVDAGIALYNPDQPYRPVNSPKAVYQIEPSTLALLRTFGTSEWEANLAAYLAGRETLVARHARERKQDRIPVQTAPGKGITLTPGQHSDLIKAIIEDFGSRFVPGGVLIYVGDTGDKWGYFDDEFLAALGVTLDAHGKMPDVLFYYPERNWLLMVESVTSHGPVDGKRHTELTRLFTKSSAGLVYVTAFPNRSIMARYLSEISWETEVWVADAPSHLIHFNGVRFLGPYNAP
- a CDS encoding transporter, which produces MNQSAAAFRLFRRLFAASMISAAHALAPHQAIAQEEVQTPAQAESEAQVTEALVPDRPGFGDSPSTVPAGFFLLEAGYDFTHDGDEDTHEAPVLLFRAGLTPKIEARVGWDGYSSNGTDGALNTRVGFKIDALDQDGAVPDLAVIPEIVIPTGDEDVASDKVEPEVRFAGGYDLTDSLSLGGNLNFAGRRGGTSGERFFEFAGSTVMSVAFTDSFGGYIEYFGILPDDPAAFDNHSINSGLT